The sequence below is a genomic window from Hyalangium ruber.
TCCTGCTGGGGCTCACGCCGGTGGCCTGCACCGCGACGGACGCCGCTGGCAACTCGGCCTCGTGCCACTTCGGCATCCGGGTGAGCGTCGACCTCTCGCTGCCGTAGCTAGAGGCCTTCGTAGAGGAAGTGGCTGACCGAGAGCGTCACCTCGTCCAGCGAGTACACCTGATGGAACCAGCCGGGCGGCTGGATGAACAGCTCGCCCGGCTCCAGGACCGCCTCCACCGGGTGCGCCTCGGCGAACCTCGGGAAGTGCTGGAGATCCACCGCATGCGGCGCCACCCAGCAGGCCTGGTAGTTCAGGAACGCGGCCCGGGGATAGACGCACGGCGCCTCATGCGGCGCGAACAGCGTGAGGCGCTTGCGGCCATACACCTGCTGGAGGAACCCCGTGCCGAGATCGCGATGGATCGGCGTCACCGGCTCGCTCGGGTTCTTCCCCGCTCCGAACCAGATCTGCGGAGGGTGGACCTGGTCCGCGAAGTACGCCGGCGGAAAATGAGGCACCAGATCCTCGGGCAGATCCGTCCCCAACGTGTAGAGCGGGCCCCCGCTCTTCTGGGAGATCCGCTCCAGGAGTGCGGCCAGCGAGACTGGCTCGGGCGCTCCGGGCAGCGCGAGCCGAGCCTGTCCGAACGTCTTCCCGAACTCCGCGATCGTCATGCCCACCAGGCGCGTGGGCTCCAGGCCCGTCACGATGAACGGGATGCCGGCACGGATCCGCTCCAGCACCTCGGCTTCGGACGGAGCCGCGAGCCGCTCCAACCGCTCGATCGTCCGCGTCCGCCGCCGCGAGGTCTCCTCGGCCCTCGCGAGCACCCCGAGTGCCCAGGCCGAGGGCCGCTGCCAGCTGTGCACCACCTGGAGGTAGAGCTCGTTCTCGCCCTCCGCCTTCAGCGCCTCGGCCAGCCGCGGGTCTCGAAAGTCGATCTGCCCCCCCAGCGACGTGATGGCCTCGAGCGCCGAGGCCTGGAGCGTCAACGCCGCATTCGCCCCCTCGGCGGCCCCCGGCGTGAACCGGATCTGGCCCGGTTCGAGGTGGGCGGAGAAGTCCAGGCGCGCGTCATGGGGGAAGCGGAAGGCGCAGACGCCTCGGTGGGTGTGGTGGCGCTCGAACCCTCCTCGGATCAACTCCTGCAGTGCGAGGACCTGTTCCGGGAAGCCCGTGGCTGGCTGGGCAAGCATGTCGATGCCTCGTGGCTGGGGCCTTCACCTTCACACACCCCGTCGGACCCTGACAAACGCCACTCCGACAGGGGGTGCATGACGCACCCAGTCACACAACTCCCCACAATTGCCGCCGATAAACCCTACATACCCACCGTTTAATTTCTCTCCGGAGAGCCCCCGTGACCGTACGCGTTGGCGATCGTCAGCCCCTCAGCACCTCGCGCACCCCTCCGTCGGCCAAGACCGCTGAGGTCCGGCAGTCCGCCACGACTCCCGCGGCAACGGGAGGCCAGCGCAGGGCACTCGATGGGTTCGAGCAGCCGGCGTCTCGGCAGTACGCGGCTCAGCTGGACCCGCAGCCCCCGGCCAGCACGGTCACCGATGCGAAGCTCACCGCGATGGTGGAGGAGAACTTCAAGGCCGCCTACGGCAACGACAGGGTCCCCACCCCCGCCGAGCGCCAGAAGTGGCTGGAGTTCGCCCGGACCCTGCGGGCCCAGGGCCACGGCGCCAACCACATCAAGCAGATGATGTTGTCGGGCATCTCCCAGGAGAAGCGCGGGGGCAACGACACCAGCGACGCGGCGATCAACACGATGATCGACCAGAACTTCAAGGACGCCTACGGCGCGGATCGGGTGCCCACTGGCGCCGAGCGCACCAAGTGGCTCGCCTATGCCCGCCAGCTGCGCGCCGAGGGCCACGGCGCCAACCACATCAAGCAGATGATGCTGTCGGGCATCTCCCAGGAGAAGGGCGGAGGCAACGACACCAGCGACGCCGGCCTCAACAAGATGATCGATCAGAACTTCAAGGCCGCCTATGGCGACGACAAGGTCCCGTCGGCCTCCGAGCGCCAGAAGTGGCTGAACTTCGCTCGCCAGCTGCGCGCCGAGGGCCACGGTGCCAACCACATCAATCAGATGATGCTGTCCGGGATTGGCGGGGACAAGGGCGGGGTCAACGACACCAGCGACACCGCGCTCAACAAGATGATCGACCAGAACTTCAAGGCCGCCTACGGCGACGACAAGGTTCCGTCGGCCTCCGAGCGCCAGAAGTGGTTGAACTTCGCCCGCCAGCTGCGCGCCGAGGGCCACGGTGCCAACCACATCAATCAGATGATGCTGTCCGGGATTGGTGGGGACAAGGGCGGCGGTGACAGCACCGGCGACACCGCGCTCAACGCGATGATCGATCAGAACTTCAAGGACGCCTACGGCGCGGATCGGGTGCCCACCGGGGCCGAGCGCGCCAAGTGGCTCGCCTATGCCCGCCAGCTGCGCGCCGAGGGCCATGGCGCCAACCACATCAAGCAGATGATGTCGTCGGGCATCAGCGGCGACAAGCAGGGCGGCAACGACACCAGCGACGCGGCGATCAACAAGATGATCGACGAGAACTTCAAGGCCACCTACGACGCGAACCGGGTGCCCACCGGGGCCGAGCGCGCCAAGTGGCTGGAGTACGCGCGGCAGCTGCGGGCCCAGGGCCACGGCGCCAACCACATCCGTCAGATGATGCTGTCGGGCATCGGCCAGGACAAGTAGGCCGCGCTCAGCCCGAAGTCTAGCGCTCGTTCGGCTTCGAGCCAGGCTTCGGGGGCTGCGCCCCGGTGTTCTCTTCGCCGGTGCCTGGCGGGGCCGTGGGGCCCGGAGGCGGTGGTCCAGGATCCTTCGAGACCGCGTCACGCCCATCGGGCGCGGTCGTCTGCCCCTGCGTGGCCTGGAACCTCGCCTCCAGCTCCGCGAACTTCCCCTGGCGCTCCAGCGCCCACAGGTCCTCGTCCGTCACGTAGGGCCGGTTGAGGAGCTTGCGCGCCTCGAGGATCTTCGCCTTGAAGAGCGGATCCGTCACCGGGTTGCTCTTCTCCTTGGTGGGCTTGGGCGGCGGGCGCATCACCGAAAAAGCGCCGCGTGCAGGCAGGCCTTCGGAGTCCTTGCCCTCCAGGTAGTGCTCCAGCGAGAACACGTCCGCGTCCCGGTTCGTGTCCAGCTTCGCCTCGAACTCGATGCCCTTGCCGGGGGGGATGATGCTGG
It includes:
- a CDS encoding cupin-like domain-containing protein produces the protein MLAQPATGFPEQVLALQELIRGGFERHHTHRGVCAFRFPHDARLDFSAHLEPGQIRFTPGAAEGANAALTLQASALEAITSLGGQIDFRDPRLAEALKAEGENELYLQVVHSWQRPSAWALGVLARAEETSRRRTRTIERLERLAAPSEAEVLERIRAGIPFIVTGLEPTRLVGMTIAEFGKTFGQARLALPGAPEPVSLAALLERISQKSGGPLYTLGTDLPEDLVPHFPPAYFADQVHPPQIWFGAGKNPSEPVTPIHRDLGTGFLQQVYGRKRLTLFAPHEAPCVYPRAAFLNYQACWVAPHAVDLQHFPRFAEAHPVEAVLEPGELFIQPPGWFHQVYSLDEVTLSVSHFLYEGL